Proteins encoded within one genomic window of Tabrizicola piscis:
- a CDS encoding DUF1153 domain-containing protein, protein MFLKRVEGPRQVTLPDGTILSRADLPAPDTRRWVASRKAVVVKAVIYGLITQSDALERYALSEEEFALWRAAVERHGDKGLKVTAIQKLRQL, encoded by the coding sequence ATGTTCCTGAAACGTGTCGAAGGACCAAGGCAGGTCACCTTGCCAGATGGCACCATCCTGTCGCGGGCCGATCTGCCGGCGCCGGACACGCGGCGCTGGGTCGCAAGCCGCAAGGCCGTGGTGGTCAAGGCCGTGATCTACGGTCTGATCACACAATCCGACGCGCTGGAACGCTACGCGCTGTCGGAAGAAGAATTTGCCCTGTGGCGGGCGGCAGTCGAACGCCATGGCGACAAGGGTCTGAAAGTCACCGCCATTCAAAAATTGCGACAACTTTAG
- a CDS encoding LpxI family protein: MSPQPLVAAMEGFTPEGLAVDLPFRVERLMPFLHSLQDRGVTTVVFAGAVTRPRLDPALLDPATAAMLPRLMQAMAAGDDATLRAVIDIFTESGFAVAGVADVAPSLLPAAGLLAGTLTDRDQADATRAAAIVAALGAVDVGQGAVVAQGLCLAVEALPGTDAMLAAVAALPPQLRPDPARGRGLFYKASKPGQDRRIDLPTLGPDTLRAVAAAGLGGVAFEAGGVICLNLPDMQRLAADLGLFLWARG, translated from the coding sequence ATGTCCCCGCAGCCCCTTGTCGCCGCGATGGAAGGCTTCACCCCCGAAGGCCTTGCCGTTGATCTCCCGTTCCGGGTCGAACGTCTGATGCCCTTCCTGCACAGCCTGCAAGACCGTGGCGTGACGACCGTGGTCTTTGCCGGTGCCGTCACCCGCCCAAGGCTTGATCCGGCCCTTCTTGACCCTGCCACCGCCGCCATGCTTCCCCGGCTGATGCAGGCCATGGCCGCTGGCGACGACGCCACCCTGCGCGCCGTGATCGACATCTTCACCGAAAGCGGTTTTGCCGTCGCCGGTGTGGCGGATGTGGCCCCGTCACTGCTTCCCGCCGCTGGCCTGCTTGCAGGCACGCTGACTGACCGCGATCAGGCCGACGCCACCCGCGCCGCTGCCATCGTCGCCGCCCTCGGCGCAGTGGATGTGGGGCAGGGGGCAGTCGTCGCCCAAGGCCTTTGTCTGGCGGTTGAGGCGCTGCCCGGCACCGACGCCATGCTTGCCGCTGTCGCCGCCTTGCCCCCACAGCTCCGCCCCGATCCGGCGCGGGGCCGGGGTCTGTTCTACAAGGCCAGCAAGCCCGGGCAAGACCGGCGCATCGACCTGCCCACCCTCGGCCCCGATACCCTCCGCGCCGTGGCCGCTGCGGGCCTTGGCGGGGTCGCCTTCGAAGCGGGCGGGGTGATCTGCCTCAACCTGCCTGACATGCAGCGCCTTGCCGCGGACCTTGGCCTGTTCCTCTGGGCGCGCGGCTGA
- the fabZ gene encoding 3-hydroxyacyl-ACP dehydratase FabZ, with protein MDAAAQPAATTAPTTADLDLIQRIIPHRYPFLLIDKVRDIVLNEGCVGIKCITLNEPQFQGHFPGMPIFPGVMIIEAMAQTSGILVGLSMDLVDKNAKVFFMGVDGVKFRRKVVPGDVLELHVKALRGGGRVWKFEGRAMVEGELACEATFMAMFDVPKA; from the coding sequence ATGGATGCAGCCGCCCAGCCAGCCGCCACAACGGCACCCACGACGGCCGATCTTGACCTGATCCAGCGGATCATCCCGCATCGCTACCCGTTTCTCTTGATCGACAAGGTGCGCGACATCGTGCTGAACGAAGGCTGCGTCGGCATCAAATGCATCACCCTGAACGAACCGCAGTTCCAGGGCCACTTCCCTGGCATGCCGATCTTTCCCGGCGTCATGATCATCGAGGCCATGGCCCAGACCTCCGGCATCCTCGTCGGCCTCTCCATGGACCTCGTCGACAAGAACGCCAAGGTGTTCTTCATGGGCGTCGATGGCGTCAAGTTCCGCCGCAAGGTCGTGCCCGGCGATGTGCTGGAGCTGCACGTCAAAGCCCTCCGCGGCGGCGGACGGGTCTGGAAATTCGAAGGCCGCGCCATGGTCGAGGGCGAACTGGCCTGCGAGGCGACCTTCATGGCGATGTTTGACGTTCCCAAGGCATGA
- the lpxA gene encoding acyl-ACP--UDP-N-acetylglucosamine O-acyltransferase, whose amino-acid sequence MTAPRIHPSAVVDPAATIGEGCDIGPFCLIGPEVTLHARVTVKSHAVITGWTEVGEDTTIFPFATVGEVPQDLKYAGEHTRLVIGKRCRIREGATLNTGTEGGGGITRVGDDVLIMTGAHVGHDSQIGDRVILVNHVAIAGHCVLGDDVIVGGLSGVHQWVRIGQGAIIGAVTMVTNDVIPYGLVQAPRGELDGLNLVGLKRRGVDRAGITALRAAFQTLAQEDGSFQDRARKLAEESDNPLVREIADFILTKSDRSFLTPKGGR is encoded by the coding sequence ATGACCGCCCCCCGCATCCACCCCTCGGCCGTCGTCGACCCCGCCGCCACCATTGGCGAAGGCTGCGACATCGGCCCCTTCTGCCTGATCGGCCCCGAAGTCACCCTGCACGCCCGCGTCACCGTGAAATCCCACGCCGTCATCACCGGCTGGACCGAGGTGGGTGAAGACACGACGATCTTCCCCTTCGCCACCGTGGGTGAGGTTCCGCAAGACCTGAAATACGCCGGTGAACACACCCGTCTGGTTATCGGCAAACGCTGCCGCATCCGCGAGGGGGCCACGCTCAACACCGGCACCGAAGGTGGTGGCGGCATCACCCGCGTCGGTGATGACGTCCTGATCATGACCGGCGCCCATGTCGGGCATGATTCCCAGATTGGTGACCGGGTGATCCTTGTGAACCACGTCGCCATCGCCGGGCATTGCGTGCTGGGCGATGACGTCATTGTCGGCGGCCTTTCTGGCGTCCACCAATGGGTGCGCATCGGGCAGGGGGCCATCATCGGCGCGGTGACCATGGTCACCAACGATGTCATCCCCTACGGCCTCGTCCAGGCCCCGAGGGGTGAGCTTGACGGCCTGAACCTCGTCGGTCTCAAACGCCGTGGCGTCGACCGCGCCGGGATCACCGCCCTGCGCGCCGCCTTCCAGACCCTTGCGCAGGAAGACGGCAGCTTTCAGGACCGCGCCCGCAAACTGGCCGAGGAAAGCGACAACCCCCTCGTGCGCGAGATTGCCGATTTCATCCTGACCAAATCCGACCGTAGCTTCCTGACCCCGAAGGGCGGCCGGTGA
- the mnmA gene encoding tRNA 2-thiouridine(34) synthase MnmA, giving the protein MPRDLPLNSLGLPKPPSQTRVVVAMSGGVDSSVVAAQLAEEGYDVVGVTLQLYDHGAALAKKGACCAGRDIHDARRVAETMGFPHYVLDYENTFREAVIEEFADAYLAGATPVPCIRCNERVKFKDLLATAKDLEADCMATGHYIQRKMGVLGAELHQAADPARDQSYFLFSTTPEQLDYLRFPLGHLASKAETRALAAKYGLPVADKPDSQDICFVPNGNYAAVIEKLRPGAADPGEIVDLDGRVLGGHRGVIHYTVGQRKGLGIGGLEEPLYVVKLDPVLRRVIVGPKEALSTRIVPLKEINWLGDAPFTSQETWHLDVKVRSTRPPRGAIVRPTGPTTAEVELIAPEDGVSAGQACVFYAPEGGRVFGGGWIWKG; this is encoded by the coding sequence ATGCCGCGCGACCTGCCGCTGAACTCACTTGGCCTGCCCAAGCCCCCGTCCCAGACGCGGGTGGTCGTTGCCATGTCCGGCGGCGTCGACAGCAGTGTTGTGGCCGCCCAATTGGCCGAGGAGGGCTATGATGTCGTCGGCGTGACGCTGCAGCTTTACGATCATGGGGCGGCACTGGCCAAGAAGGGCGCCTGCTGTGCGGGGCGCGACATTCACGATGCGCGGCGTGTGGCGGAAACCATGGGGTTTCCGCACTATGTCCTCGACTACGAAAACACCTTCCGCGAAGCCGTGATCGAGGAATTCGCCGACGCCTACCTTGCGGGTGCGACCCCGGTCCCCTGCATCCGCTGCAATGAACGGGTGAAGTTCAAGGACCTCTTGGCCACCGCCAAGGACCTTGAGGCGGACTGCATGGCCACGGGCCACTATATCCAGCGCAAGATGGGCGTGCTTGGGGCCGAATTGCATCAGGCCGCCGATCCTGCGCGGGACCAGAGCTACTTTCTGTTCTCGACCACGCCGGAGCAGCTGGACTATCTGCGGTTTCCGCTTGGGCATCTGGCCTCGAAAGCCGAGACCCGGGCGCTGGCGGCGAAGTATGGGCTGCCGGTGGCGGACAAGCCGGACAGTCAGGACATCTGCTTTGTGCCGAACGGCAACTATGCGGCGGTGATCGAGAAGCTGCGGCCCGGGGCGGCGGATCCGGGGGAGATTGTGGATCTGGATGGCCGCGTGCTGGGCGGGCACCGTGGGGTGATCCACTACACGGTGGGGCAGCGGAAGGGCCTTGGGATCGGCGGGTTGGAAGAGCCGCTTTATGTGGTGAAGCTGGACCCGGTGCTGCGCAGGGTCATCGTCGGGCCGAAAGAGGCGCTGTCCACCCGGATCGTGCCGCTGAAAGAGATCAACTGGCTGGGGGATGCGCCCTTCACCTCGCAGGAGACGTGGCATCTGGACGTCAAGGTCCGGTCTACCCGGCCACCCCGGGGGGCGATTGTCCGGCCGACGGGGCCGACCACGGCTGAGGTGGAGCTGATCGCGCCAGAGGATGGGGTCAGCGCCGGGCAGGCTTGTGTCTTCTACGCGCCCGAGGGAGGGCGGGTGTTCGGGGGCGGGTGGATCTGGAAGGGGTAG
- the lpxB gene encoding lipid-A-disaccharide synthase has product MKIFLIAGEPSGDRLGAALMAGLKDLTPGITFDGIGGPLMQAEGLESLFPMEELSIMGIAEVLPKYFPLKRRIAQAAEAALASGAAAMVTIDSPDFCLRVAKIVKASRPGFRTIHYVAPSVWAWRPGRAAKMARVIDHVLALLPFEPPYMTAAGMTCDFVGHPVVSEPVATTAQAAAFRQAHGIRPDAQLIAALPGSRRSEITRLARPFGESLAALVPQTRDLRVVVPTPAHLEGHLRSLIADWPGQPVILPAPDVATRTAAFAAADVALAASGTVSLELAAQMCPMVIAYDMAPLTLWLMRRAALIDTVTLVNLVSETRVVPEFIGPDCRASAIAPRLLDLLGKDSTSQDAAMALTMDRLGRGGEAPGLRAARSVLAALPR; this is encoded by the coding sequence GTGAAGATCTTCCTCATCGCGGGCGAACCCTCGGGTGACCGTCTGGGGGCGGCCCTGATGGCCGGTCTGAAGGACCTCACCCCCGGGATCACGTTCGACGGTATTGGCGGCCCCTTGATGCAGGCCGAAGGGCTGGAAAGCCTGTTCCCGATGGAAGAGCTGTCCATCATGGGCATCGCCGAGGTGCTGCCGAAGTATTTCCCGCTCAAGCGTCGGATTGCGCAGGCCGCCGAAGCCGCTCTGGCCTCAGGTGCTGCCGCCATGGTGACCATCGACAGCCCTGATTTCTGCCTGCGCGTGGCGAAGATCGTCAAGGCATCCCGGCCCGGCTTTCGCACCATCCACTATGTCGCCCCCTCGGTCTGGGCCTGGCGTCCCGGGCGCGCGGCGAAAATGGCGCGGGTCATTGACCACGTTCTCGCCCTCCTGCCGTTCGAGCCGCCCTATATGACCGCCGCCGGCATGACCTGCGATTTTGTGGGTCATCCGGTCGTGTCCGAACCGGTGGCCACAACAGCGCAGGCCGCCGCCTTCCGGCAGGCGCATGGCATCCGTCCCGACGCGCAGCTGATCGCTGCTCTTCCCGGGTCGCGCCGGTCGGAAATCACGCGCCTTGCCCGGCCCTTTGGCGAATCGCTGGCGGCCTTGGTGCCGCAGACCCGCGACCTGCGCGTCGTCGTGCCGACGCCTGCCCATCTTGAAGGCCATTTGCGCAGCCTGATCGCCGACTGGCCAGGCCAGCCGGTCATTCTGCCCGCCCCCGATGTGGCGACCCGGACCGCGGCCTTTGCCGCGGCGGATGTGGCGCTTGCCGCCTCGGGAACCGTGTCGTTGGAGCTTGCCGCCCAGATGTGCCCCATGGTCATCGCCTATGACATGGCACCGCTGACCCTGTGGCTGATGCGCCGCGCCGCGCTGATCGACACGGTGACGCTGGTCAATCTGGTGTCAGAGACTCGCGTCGTGCCCGAATTCATCGGCCCCGACTGCCGCGCCAGCGCCATCGCGCCGCGCCTGCTGGACCTGCTGGGCAAGGACAGCACCAGCCAGGACGCCGCCATGGCCCTGACGATGGACCGCCTTGGCCGTGGCGGGGAAGCCCCCGGCCTGCGCGCCGCGCGGTCGGTGCTCGCAGCCCTGCCGCGCTAG
- a CDS encoding OmpH family outer membrane protein yields MPLVGVLCLLTGFALAQDTPDAEAQPLPDTQPVPEARTVVGTMVLTIEQDRFFTESAFGKASLAREREASQALDVENKQIEAALIAEEQDLTTRRETLPADEFAALASAFDAKVERIRDEQDAKVRDLSRARDADRQAFLRAAVPVLGDLMGEKGAVAILEKSSVILSLTAIDVTDEAIARVDAVLPLGTTPPPAP; encoded by the coding sequence ATGCCCCTGGTCGGCGTGCTGTGCCTGCTGACCGGGTTTGCACTGGCCCAGGACACGCCTGACGCTGAGGCGCAGCCCTTGCCAGACACGCAGCCAGTGCCAGAGGCGCGCACCGTGGTCGGGACAATGGTGCTGACCATAGAGCAGGACCGTTTCTTCACCGAATCGGCCTTTGGCAAAGCCAGCCTTGCCCGGGAACGCGAAGCCTCCCAGGCACTCGACGTTGAGAACAAGCAGATCGAGGCTGCCCTGATCGCCGAAGAACAGGACCTGACCACCCGTCGCGAAACGCTGCCCGCCGATGAATTCGCAGCCCTCGCCAGTGCCTTTGATGCCAAGGTCGAACGCATCCGCGACGAACAGGACGCGAAGGTGCGGGATCTTTCGCGGGCGCGAGACGCGGACCGTCAGGCCTTCCTGCGCGCCGCTGTACCCGTGCTGGGTGACCTGATGGGTGAAAAGGGCGCCGTGGCCATTCTGGAAAAATCCAGCGTCATCCTGTCGCTGACCGCCATCGACGTCACCGACGAAGCCATCGCGCGGGTCGATGCCGTGCTGCCTTTGGGCACCACACCTCCCCCTGCGCCCTGA